A single window of Populus nigra chromosome 17, ddPopNigr1.1, whole genome shotgun sequence DNA harbors:
- the LOC133677454 gene encoding cystathionine beta-lyase, chloroplastic, whose protein sequence is MTSSLSLKPCFSSLYTEVSNNRGFGSGFLPTSFWVKKDCSLRGKNLTIVKKFEVNCLKDKDMDVRTSALVDGVAECLNEIEIKEPSVSTILMNFENKFDPYGAMSTPLYQTATFKQSSATENGQYDYTRSGNPTRDALESLLAKLDKGDRALCFTSGMAALAAVTHLVGTGQEIVAGDDIYGGSDRLLSQVTPKAGIVVKRVNTSDLQEVASAIGPQTKLVWLESPTNPRQQISDIRKIAEMAHAHGALVLVDNSILSPVLSQPLELGADIVMHSVTKFIAGHSDVMAGVLVVKGESLARDLYFLQNAEGSGLAPFDCWICLRGIKTMALRVEKQQENAQKIAEFLAAHPRVKKVNYAGLPGHPGRDLHYSQAKGAGSVLSFLTGSLALSKHVVETTKYFSITVSFGSVKSLISMPCFMSHASIPAAVREARGLTEDLIRISVGIEDVNDLIADLDHALRTGPL, encoded by the exons ATGACATCTTCGCTCTCTCTCAAACCCTGTTTCAGCTCTCTCTATACTGAAGTCAGCAACAACCGG GGTTTTGGAAGTGGGTTTTTGCCTACaagtttttgggttaaaaaggACTGCAGTTTAAGGGGGAAGAATTTGACTATAGTAAAGAAATTTGAAGTGAATTGCTTGAAAGATAAAGATATGGATGTGAGAACTTCAGCTTTGGTTGATGGTGTAGCAGAGTGTTTAAATG AAATTGAGATTAAGGAACCTAGTGTTTCGACAATATTGATGAATTTTGAGAACAAGTTCGATCCTTATGGTGCAATGAGTACACCACTTTACCAAACAGCTACATTTAAGCAG TCATCAGCGACAGAGAATGGTCAATATGATTATACTAGAAGTGGAAATCCTACAAGGGATGCCTTAgaaag cctcCTGGCGAAGCTAGATAAAGGAGATCGGGCATTATGCTTCACAAGTGGAATGGCTGCTTTGGCTGCTGTCACTCATCTTGTTGGAACAG GCCAGGAAATTGTTGCTGGAGATGACATTTATGGTGGTTCTGACCGATTGTTGTCACAAGTAACTCCGAAGGCCGGAATTGTGGTTAA ACGGGTAAATACAAGTGATCTACAAGAAGTTGCATCTGCAATTGGTCCCCAAACAAAGCTCGTGTGGCTAGAGAGCCCAACTAACCCTCGTCAACAAATTTCTGATATTCGC AAAATTGCAGAGATGGCTCATGCACATGGTGCTCTTGTCTTGGTAGATAATAGTATTTTGTCTCCTGTATTATCACAACCGCTGGAACTTGGAGCAG ACATTGTGATGCACTCAGTGACTAAATTTATAGCTGGACATAGTGATGTCATGGCAGGTGTGCTTGTGGTAAAAGGGGAAAG CTTGGCAAGAGATCTGTATTTCCTCCAAAATGCAGAAGGCTCTGGGTTAGCACCATTTGACTGTTGGATTTGCTTACGAGGCATCAAAACCATGGCCTTACGAGTTGAGAAACAGCAG GAGAATGCACAGAAAATTGCTGAGTTCCTTGCAGCACATCCACGGGTGAAGAAAGTAAATTATGCAGGTCTTCCTGGTCATCCTGGACGTGATTTGCACTATTCTCAG GCAAAGGGTGCAGGATCAGTGCTTAGCTTTCTCACAGGATCACTGGCTCTCTCGAAGCATGTTGTTGAGACTACCAAGTATTTCAGCATAACTGTCAGTTTTG GGAGTGTAAAATCCCTTATAAGCATGCCCTGCTTCATGTCCCATGCAAGTATACCAGCTGCAGTACGAGAAGCCAGAGGTCTCACTGAAGATCTTATTCGTATCTCAGTGGGGATAGAGGATGTCAATGATCTGATTGCTGATTTAGACCATGCATTAAGAACTGGACCATTATAG